Proteins encoded by one window of Salicibibacter halophilus:
- a CDS encoding MBL fold metallo-hydrolase translates to MNNKRIKKWKHEQVEIIKISVHPYVPLISVYLYYVDGMLIDTGPSKRRRALAPVFRSREIEQVAITHYHEDHSGMAPWIARNVTTKIFTHEKTIPIARVTAKVPWYQELFTGRRLPFEAKPYPNVMETPKYHFYPIETPGHTADHVCLFEPRHGWLFTGDLYITPYPKVFLQDESMSAYIETLHKLNRLDYQTLFCAHEGVVQNGKEMMNRKLEYLERTRNEVLRMHRMGWKDQTIKKKLFPHKVKLEQRSFGTFSRMNMIRACIREQ, encoded by the coding sequence ATGAACAATAAAAGAATAAAGAAATGGAAACATGAGCAGGTTGAAATCATCAAAATCTCGGTCCACCCTTATGTTCCGTTAATATCTGTTTACCTTTATTATGTTGACGGTATGCTCATTGATACCGGCCCGAGTAAAAGGCGGCGGGCTTTGGCCCCCGTTTTTCGGTCAAGAGAGATTGAGCAGGTAGCGATTACGCATTACCATGAAGATCATTCAGGCATGGCACCATGGATCGCGCGTAATGTGACAACGAAGATATTCACACATGAAAAAACCATTCCGATCGCCCGGGTAACGGCAAAGGTCCCATGGTATCAGGAACTTTTCACCGGGCGTCGTCTTCCTTTTGAGGCGAAGCCGTACCCGAATGTCATGGAAACACCTAAGTACCACTTTTACCCGATTGAAACCCCCGGCCATACTGCCGACCATGTGTGTTTATTTGAGCCCCGGCATGGCTGGCTGTTTACCGGCGATTTATATATTACCCCGTATCCAAAGGTTTTTTTGCAGGATGAATCGATGTCCGCATATATTGAAACGTTGCACAAACTGAACCGTCTGGATTATCAGACTCTGTTTTGTGCTCATGAAGGCGTCGTTCAAAACGGGAAGGAAATGATGAATCGCAAGCTTGAATATTTGGAGAGGACTCGAAACGAGGTCTTGCGAATGCACCGAATGGGGTGGAAAGATCAAACGATCAAGAAAAAACTTTTTCCTCATAAAGTGAAACTGGAACAACGCTCGTTCGGCACATTTTCGAGGATGAATATGATCCGCGCTTGTATTCGGGAGCAATAA
- a CDS encoding TetR/AcrR family transcriptional regulator, whose protein sequence is MISLLYHHQPYEDPQNKILAAALHLYTGKGFRETSVLEVVERARVSKTTFYHFFNSKEDLLIQLFQSLLEEVLKEVKQTAALETHIAHKSFAGIRRYLQICNDHRPVARLLLVSSSGLSPEVEEVRHKAHVEFATFIYESVRAEPNQMKRLSDDQIHTAAQAMVGAINEVVIHKIIVEDKKDIEELAQLLNRIAVGTFTMLAEFKGGMRL, encoded by the coding sequence ATGATTTCTCTATTGTACCATCATCAGCCATATGAAGATCCGCAAAATAAGATTCTCGCTGCTGCATTGCATTTATACACCGGAAAAGGGTTTAGGGAAACGTCGGTGTTGGAAGTTGTTGAGCGGGCGCGAGTGTCGAAGACGACCTTTTATCATTTTTTCAATAGTAAAGAAGATTTGCTCATTCAATTGTTTCAATCTTTACTCGAAGAAGTCTTGAAAGAGGTGAAACAAACGGCAGCACTAGAGACACATATTGCTCATAAGTCATTTGCCGGTATTCGCCGCTATCTGCAAATCTGCAATGATCATCGTCCTGTTGCTCGCCTTTTACTCGTGTCTTCTTCCGGATTGAGCCCGGAGGTTGAAGAGGTGCGTCACAAAGCTCACGTCGAATTCGCAACATTTATCTATGAAAGTGTGCGCGCCGAACCTAATCAAATGAAAAGGCTTTCTGACGATCAAATCCATACCGCTGCACAAGCGATGGTAGGCGCCATTAATGAAGTCGTGATTCACAAAATCATTGTAGAAGATAAAAAAGACATAGAAGAATTGGCGCAATTGCTAAACCGTATTGCCGTCGGAACGTTTACCATGCTTGCTGAATTTAAAGGGGGGATGCGGTTGTAA
- a CDS encoding SCP2 sterol-binding domain-containing protein, giving the protein MANIKEVFDQINTGLKEDPSRAGGVEAVYQFNLSGDEAGTFQVILNSDDGRAEEGEKETPDCTLTLDSDDFIKMAEGELNGTEAFMSGQLQIDGDMGLALRLQEVLEAYNTEQQ; this is encoded by the coding sequence ATGGCAAACATAAAAGAAGTTTTTGATCAAATCAATACAGGCCTTAAGGAAGATCCCTCTCGGGCAGGAGGCGTGGAAGCTGTTTATCAGTTTAACTTGAGTGGAGATGAAGCCGGGACATTTCAGGTCATTCTGAACTCCGATGATGGCCGCGCGGAAGAAGGAGAAAAAGAAACACCGGATTGTACGCTGACGCTCGATTCCGATGATTTTATAAAAATGGCCGAAGGAGAATTGAACGGAACGGAAGCGTTTATGAGCGGACAGTTGCAAATCGACGGAGACATGGGATTGGCGCTGCGTCTCCAGGAAGTGTTGGAAGCGTATAACACCGAACAGCAATAA
- a CDS encoding class I adenylate-forming enzyme family protein, whose product MNLSKIWRENVDEYGEYPILIYEGEEYTNVRLDEASSQLAHTLRYMGVEKGDRVVVTMPNCPEVVIAFGGVIKNGSAVVPVMPLLQAQELRYILEDCTPKVVLTTNMLFSKVQEASTGLSSPPKIFTLEEPEYENSLQKTMQKASTETPDVNIHEEDLAALLYTAGTTGAPKGVSLSHKNLYSNAVAASKKAEILKLKTGRVSLSILPFSHAFGYTMMNVAFMLGDKNVLLPHFEPVKVLEAIETYKVTHSAMVPAMFHALYHHPDAHNYDTSTFFACISGSAALPKPLAEGFQKKFGCIIMEGYGLSEAAPIVTATDPRKKIKSGSVGQPLPGIEVAIVDESGRRLPANEVGELIVSGPNVLKGYHGKPEETGKVLKDGWLYTGDMAKIDEENYVFIVDRKKDVIIRGGFNIYPKDLEELLLSHSEVSEVGVIGVPSEKMGEEVGAYVVKKRGSDIGEEELIAFSQEHLAKYKTPRFLKIAGYLPKNVIGKTDKKKLREWAKEFQTASN is encoded by the coding sequence ATGAATTTAAGTAAAATTTGGCGGGAAAACGTTGATGAGTACGGGGAGTATCCCATCCTTATCTATGAAGGGGAGGAATATACAAACGTGCGCTTGGATGAAGCTTCTTCACAATTGGCGCACACACTAAGATACATGGGTGTGGAAAAGGGAGACCGTGTCGTTGTTACGATGCCGAATTGTCCCGAAGTCGTTATCGCATTCGGCGGTGTCATAAAAAACGGTTCGGCAGTGGTCCCCGTCATGCCGCTTTTGCAAGCACAGGAACTCCGTTATATATTGGAAGATTGCACACCGAAGGTAGTTTTAACGACAAACATGTTGTTTTCAAAAGTGCAAGAAGCAAGCACCGGACTCTCGTCTCCCCCGAAAATTTTTACTTTGGAAGAACCGGAATATGAGAATTCTTTGCAAAAAACAATGCAAAAAGCTTCAACGGAAACGCCCGACGTGAACATCCATGAAGAAGACCTGGCTGCATTATTGTACACGGCAGGAACAACCGGTGCTCCGAAAGGTGTTTCTCTGTCCCATAAAAACCTTTATTCCAACGCGGTTGCTGCTTCAAAAAAAGCAGAAATTCTCAAACTTAAAACGGGACGGGTCAGTCTGAGCATCCTTCCTTTTTCCCACGCTTTCGGATATACAATGATGAATGTTGCGTTCATGCTTGGGGATAAAAATGTGCTTCTTCCGCATTTTGAACCTGTGAAAGTGCTGGAGGCGATCGAAACATACAAAGTCACCCACTCGGCAATGGTGCCCGCTATGTTTCACGCGCTATACCATCATCCGGATGCACACAATTATGATACCTCGACATTTTTTGCTTGTATATCCGGATCGGCTGCGCTTCCCAAACCGTTAGCGGAAGGATTCCAAAAAAAATTCGGCTGTATCATCATGGAAGGATATGGGTTATCGGAAGCTGCGCCGATTGTAACAGCAACAGATCCACGGAAAAAAATTAAATCCGGATCCGTCGGGCAGCCGCTGCCGGGCATTGAAGTTGCGATCGTCGATGAAAGTGGCCGTCGGTTGCCTGCAAATGAAGTCGGGGAGTTAATCGTCTCCGGTCCCAATGTGCTGAAAGGGTACCACGGAAAGCCGGAAGAAACAGGGAAAGTGTTGAAAGATGGATGGTTGTACACCGGAGATATGGCCAAAATCGATGAAGAAAATTATGTGTTCATCGTCGACCGCAAAAAGGATGTCATTATTCGCGGGGGGTTTAATATCTATCCGAAAGACCTGGAAGAGTTGTTATTAAGCCATTCCGAGGTATCTGAGGTGGGCGTAATCGGTGTCCCTTCTGAAAAAATGGGGGAAGAAGTCGGCGCTTATGTTGTGAAAAAACGTGGCTCCGATATAGGAGAAGAGGAGTTGATCGCTTTCTCCCAGGAACATTTAGCGAAGTACAAAACCCCTCGATTTTTGAAAATCGCTGGCTACCTCCCGAAAAATGTTATCGGGAAGACAGATAAAAAGAAACTTCGCGAATGGGCGAAAGAATTTCAGACAGCATCGAATTAA
- a CDS encoding acyl-CoA dehydrogenase family protein has translation MGERISDSIELMVIYTKLKKEECPLISFSPTEDESAFVDVAQGFAKDVIRPMARDCENNRAVDAEIIAKAEEIGVASLEFPEHWDGLELPLISQAQMFQALSYGDLAVVQGLPGAGDAASIIRLDPESPVFDAYKKAGQRGVWPNVAFIDAFNKEEPWAEEMQINKNGNGYTLNGVSHPVRLGAEAEYVAVAAVDTDDEPVVLWLQNPPGGERWSVKAGDYRLGLLSAGLAKLQFDDAGIQADEVLAQGDEARELITQGQTRIRVLQAAKAVGLMEAALEYATEYTAERKAFGKVIAQFQGVSFKIAKMAIETRIVNHLVWDAATKVDAGKKDAVEASLRALYRAHRSSLFVTDAAVQMLGGHGFVDEFPVEKWARDAQAQAGLYGRGHDLITRRGERIVNEATGAKRGVLQ, from the coding sequence ATGGGCGAAAGAATTTCAGACAGCATCGAATTAATGGTCATCTATACAAAACTGAAAAAGGAGGAGTGCCCATTGATCTCATTTTCCCCTACCGAAGATGAATCAGCATTCGTTGACGTTGCCCAAGGGTTTGCGAAAGATGTCATTCGCCCCATGGCGAGGGATTGTGAAAATAATCGAGCGGTTGATGCCGAGATTATCGCGAAAGCAGAGGAGATTGGCGTAGCTTCGCTCGAATTTCCCGAGCATTGGGATGGGCTAGAATTGCCCTTAATTTCCCAGGCGCAAATGTTCCAAGCCCTCAGTTACGGGGATCTGGCGGTGGTTCAAGGTTTGCCGGGTGCCGGGGATGCAGCCTCTATCATTCGGCTGGATCCGGAAAGTCCGGTGTTTGATGCTTACAAAAAAGCCGGACAGAGAGGCGTTTGGCCGAATGTTGCTTTTATCGATGCATTCAATAAGGAGGAACCTTGGGCGGAAGAGATGCAAATCAATAAAAATGGCAATGGTTATACATTAAACGGTGTTTCCCACCCGGTACGTTTGGGAGCAGAGGCCGAATATGTGGCTGTGGCTGCCGTCGATACGGATGATGAACCGGTAGTGTTATGGCTCCAAAATCCTCCTGGGGGCGAGCGTTGGAGTGTCAAAGCCGGAGACTATCGTCTTGGGCTGTTAAGCGCAGGCCTTGCTAAACTCCAATTTGATGATGCCGGAATTCAAGCGGACGAGGTGCTCGCCCAAGGCGATGAGGCTCGTGAATTGATTACACAGGGACAGACACGTATTCGAGTATTACAGGCGGCTAAAGCTGTTGGTTTAATGGAAGCCGCGCTTGAATATGCCACGGAATACACCGCCGAACGCAAGGCATTCGGCAAAGTGATCGCGCAATTTCAAGGGGTATCCTTTAAAATCGCGAAAATGGCGATTGAAACGAGAATTGTAAACCACCTCGTCTGGGACGCGGCAACTAAAGTGGACGCAGGCAAGAAGGATGCCGTTGAAGCGTCTTTGCGGGCCTTGTATCGAGCCCATCGCTCCTCGCTTTTTGTTACGGACGCAGCTGTTCAAATGCTTGGTGGACACGGATTTGTCGATGAATTCCCGGTGGAGAAATGGGCTCGTGACGCCCAGGCGCAAGCCGGTCTGTATGGTCGGGGACACGATTTGATTACTCGTCGCGGTGAACGGATTGTAAACGAAGCAACTGGGGCGAAGAGGGGAGTGCTGCAATGA
- a CDS encoding acyl-CoA dehydrogenase family protein, translating into MISFELSQQQKQIQQMTHWFAKNEIRPIAMEADRLERVPDDWLDKVNKMGVHLNTSSFGGGGGKNKSSKKKESKEKEGNRMGVLATEEMAWGCPAVALSLPGAGLGGPPVQSSGTPEQKERFLSIFTKDEPRWGAYALTEPEAGSDASGVRTSAEKVDGGYVLNGQKIFITNGGRASWVVVFATVDPSLGRAGQRAFVVEKGTPGFSCSRLAHKMGLRANETAELLLEDCFIPYENLLGGEELYEQNSNSTSPSGFQVAMKTFDSTRPIVAAMAVGIARAAYEYTVDIVQKEYPKQGRYFSLAAQTLAEAEQDIDAARLLTWEAAWKADVGKENAKEAAMCKAYAGQMAHDVTVKCLELLGPVGLDGHIVEKLFRDVKVFDIFEGTNEVQHLVTARRQYQPYGIRV; encoded by the coding sequence ATGATCTCGTTTGAGTTATCGCAACAACAAAAACAAATTCAGCAAATGACCCATTGGTTCGCGAAAAATGAAATAAGACCGATTGCGATGGAAGCGGATCGCCTGGAGCGTGTACCGGATGATTGGCTGGATAAAGTGAATAAAATGGGGGTTCATCTGAACACGTCATCGTTTGGCGGTGGCGGCGGGAAAAACAAATCCTCGAAAAAGAAAGAATCGAAAGAAAAAGAAGGAAATCGCATGGGTGTTTTGGCTACCGAAGAAATGGCCTGGGGTTGCCCGGCGGTTGCCTTATCGCTCCCCGGTGCCGGCCTTGGAGGTCCGCCCGTGCAAAGCAGCGGTACGCCGGAACAAAAAGAACGTTTTCTATCGATTTTTACAAAAGATGAACCTCGCTGGGGCGCATACGCATTGACGGAGCCTGAAGCAGGTTCGGATGCATCAGGTGTGCGTACATCTGCCGAAAAAGTGGATGGCGGTTACGTGTTAAATGGACAAAAGATTTTCATTACCAATGGCGGACGCGCGTCCTGGGTCGTCGTGTTCGCCACCGTTGACCCGAGTCTTGGCCGTGCAGGACAGCGGGCATTCGTCGTTGAGAAAGGGACTCCGGGATTCTCGTGCTCACGCTTGGCCCATAAAATGGGACTTCGTGCGAATGAGACGGCGGAATTACTGCTGGAAGATTGCTTTATCCCTTATGAAAACCTCCTGGGTGGAGAAGAGCTTTATGAACAGAACAGCAACAGTACAAGCCCGTCCGGGTTTCAAGTGGCGATGAAGACGTTCGACAGCACCCGTCCTATTGTCGCGGCGATGGCTGTTGGAATTGCACGCGCTGCTTATGAATATACGGTCGATATCGTGCAAAAGGAGTATCCGAAACAAGGCCGTTATTTTTCATTAGCCGCACAGACATTGGCTGAAGCGGAACAGGATATCGATGCCGCGCGATTACTTACATGGGAAGCGGCCTGGAAAGCGGACGTCGGAAAGGAAAATGCTAAAGAAGCAGCCATGTGCAAAGCGTACGCCGGGCAAATGGCACATGATGTCACCGTGAAATGCCTGGAACTTCTGGGTCCCGTCGGCTTGGATGGACACATTGTAGAGAAGCTTTTCCGCGATGTGAAAGTATTCGATATTTTCGAAGGAACCAATGAAGTCCAGCATCTCGTAACGGCTCGACGTCAATATCAACCTTATGGAATCAGGGTTTAG